The Acetomicrobium flavidum genome window below encodes:
- a CDS encoding YkgJ family cysteine cluster protein yields MIKQENKRWWKDGLYFSCKGCAACCGGQPGFVWLNRVEAKRIALLLGLDVDVFLRGYTRNVFGRISLKEKENGDCVLLEAGRCRVYEARPLQCRLYPFWPSLLASPRSWKLESSRCPGIGEGKFWPPEIIESLLAQASPLGL; encoded by the coding sequence GTGATCAAACAAGAAAATAAACGATGGTGGAAAGACGGTTTATATTTTTCATGCAAGGGTTGTGCCGCCTGCTGTGGCGGACAGCCCGGCTTTGTGTGGTTAAATAGGGTCGAGGCCAAAAGGATCGCCCTCCTCCTGGGGTTGGACGTCGATGTGTTTTTGCGAGGCTATACCCGCAACGTATTTGGCCGCATAAGCCTAAAGGAGAAGGAAAATGGGGATTGCGTGCTCTTGGAGGCCGGAAGGTGCAGGGTCTACGAGGCAAGGCCTCTTCAATGCAGGCTGTATCCCTTTTGGCCTTCATTACTTGCAAGCCCTCGCAGCTGGAAACTTGAGTCAAGCAGGTGTCCCGGCATAGGAGAGGGCAAATTTTGGCCTCCCGAGATCATAGAAAGCCTGTTGGCCCAGGCTTCCCCCTTGGGCCTTTGA
- the lat gene encoding L-lysine 6-transaminase — translation MANVRWAVTPEEVFPVLERWILRDGFNIVIDMEKSQGSWIVDARTGEKWLDFYTFFASAPFGMNHPKLTTDEFKEKIFRAAINKVANSDIYTVEMAEFVKTFSEVAVPKGFNHLFFIDYGTLAIENALKVAMDWKVRKLLAQGKITKGAAMDGKKGTKVIHFRDAFHGRSGYTLSLTNTADPNKHQYFAKYDWPRVLNPKITWPLEQHIEAVRWEEEVSESQILKHLWDDPDAYCAIIIETIQGEGGDNHFRTEFFKKLRKICDEYDLMLIFDEVQCGMGITGKMWAFEHHGVTPDIVAFGKKAQVCGIMVGPKVDEVPENCFTVSSRINSTWGGNICDMVRSTRYLEIYRDDNVLHYVATVAGPQLFNGLQAIGAEFPNLVSNVRGKGLMCAFDFPCADIRAKFLKKMQEKHVLILPCGTRSVRFRPALNIAPEEIDRGLSLAREALAEISKEI, via the coding sequence ATGGCTAATGTCAGATGGGCGGTTACCCCAGAAGAGGTTTTTCCGGTGTTGGAGAGGTGGATCCTTCGCGACGGCTTTAACATAGTCATCGATATGGAAAAATCTCAGGGAAGTTGGATTGTAGATGCGCGAACCGGAGAAAAGTGGCTGGATTTTTACACCTTCTTTGCCTCGGCTCCTTTCGGCATGAACCATCCTAAACTTACGACAGATGAGTTCAAGGAAAAGATCTTCAGGGCTGCCATAAACAAGGTGGCAAATTCCGACATCTACACCGTTGAGATGGCCGAGTTCGTGAAGACCTTCTCCGAGGTAGCGGTGCCAAAGGGCTTCAACCACCTATTTTTCATAGATTACGGCACCCTGGCCATAGAAAACGCCTTAAAGGTGGCCATGGACTGGAAGGTAAGGAAGTTGTTGGCCCAGGGCAAGATCACCAAAGGTGCGGCCATGGACGGCAAGAAGGGGACCAAGGTAATACACTTCAGGGATGCCTTCCACGGAAGGAGCGGCTACACCCTTTCCCTGACCAATACCGCCGATCCCAACAAGCATCAGTACTTCGCCAAATACGATTGGCCCAGGGTGCTCAATCCCAAGATAACCTGGCCGCTTGAGCAGCACATAGAGGCCGTAAGGTGGGAGGAGGAGGTCTCGGAAAGCCAGATATTAAAGCACCTCTGGGATGACCCCGACGCCTACTGCGCAATAATCATAGAGACCATCCAGGGCGAGGGCGGAGACAACCACTTCAGGACCGAGTTCTTCAAGAAGCTTCGAAAGATTTGCGACGAATATGACCTCATGCTCATCTTCGACGAGGTCCAGTGCGGCATGGGGATCACGGGAAAGATGTGGGCCTTCGAGCATCACGGGGTCACCCCCGACATAGTTGCCTTCGGCAAGAAGGCCCAGGTCTGCGGCATCATGGTCGGCCCCAAGGTCGACGAGGTCCCGGAAAACTGCTTTACCGTATCTAGCCGCATCAATTCCACCTGGGGCGGCAACATATGCGATATGGTAAGGTCCACCCGTTACCTCGAGATCTACCGCGACGATAACGTCCTGCACTATGTGGCAACTGTTGCAGGGCCTCAGCTTTTTAACGGGCTTCAGGCCATTGGCGCCGAGTTTCCCAACCTCGTATCCAACGTGCGCGGCAAGGGCCTTATGTGCGCCTTCGACTTCCCCTGCGCCGACATAAGGGCAAAGTTCTTAAAGAAGATGCAGGAAAAACACGTCCTGATCCTCCCCTGCGGGACCCGTTCGGTGAGGTTCCGTCCGGCTTTAAACATTGCCCCCGAGGAGATAGATCGCGGACTTTCCCTGGCGAGGGAAGCATTGGCCGAGATAAGCAAGGAAATTTAA
- a CDS encoding DUF3084 domain-containing protein, giving the protein MQYGLSELNWELVVSLVVISALVAYIGDILGMKLGKRRISLFGMRPKYTSRFITVVTGILITLVTLFVMAMASDTVRVALFNMKYIQREISTLTDELSKSRGELESLQTDLFKSQSELLAKESQLREVESSLAENLAKLKKVEAEVARLAKRAQTLERDRERLSKELEAMRKERDSLEAQIADLKAQADELRANLEKMKEGKILVLAGELLMQMPVDPSGLTEEEVKGILDKLKANAKLALSVRTGLRPERIEIFISPEELDRALRKIKETKTRKVIRLEVASNAVIGERIDCKIEVHDSVLVYRKGEVLASEFVAKSLNEAEAEQALYNLLRQVNLKAQRDGVIPDPITGTVGNIEATEFFDVVDGLSEAKPPFTISVIADSDIYTEGPVRVKIEID; this is encoded by the coding sequence TTGCAATACGGACTGAGCGAGCTCAACTGGGAGCTGGTCGTCTCCTTGGTCGTCATAAGCGCCCTAGTTGCCTACATAGGCGATATCTTGGGCATGAAGCTAGGCAAGCGGAGGATCAGCCTCTTTGGTATGAGGCCAAAATACACATCTCGTTTCATCACCGTGGTGACGGGTATATTGATAACCCTGGTCACGCTGTTCGTCATGGCCATGGCGTCCGACACGGTGAGAGTGGCCCTCTTTAACATGAAATACATCCAGCGCGAGATATCCACCTTAACCGACGAGTTGAGCAAAAGCAGGGGCGAGCTTGAGTCCCTTCAGACGGATCTGTTTAAGAGCCAATCGGAGCTTTTGGCCAAGGAAAGCCAGCTTCGCGAGGTGGAGTCGAGTTTGGCCGAAAATTTGGCAAAGTTAAAGAAGGTCGAAGCAGAAGTGGCGAGGCTTGCCAAGAGGGCACAAACCCTGGAGCGTGACCGCGAAAGGCTGAGCAAGGAGCTTGAGGCCATGAGAAAGGAAAGGGATAGCCTGGAAGCCCAAATTGCCGACCTCAAGGCTCAAGCCGATGAATTGAGGGCAAATTTGGAAAAGATGAAGGAAGGAAAAATTTTAGTCCTGGCTGGCGAGCTTTTGATGCAGATGCCGGTGGATCCTTCCGGGCTGACGGAAGAGGAAGTTAAAGGCATCCTCGATAAGCTCAAGGCCAACGCCAAATTGGCCCTCTCGGTGCGAACGGGCCTTCGTCCCGAAAGGATAGAGATCTTCATAAGTCCCGAAGAACTGGATAGAGCCTTGCGGAAAATAAAGGAAACTAAAACGCGTAAGGTCATCAGGTTGGAGGTTGCCTCCAATGCAGTGATCGGCGAGAGGATAGACTGCAAGATAGAGGTGCACGACAGCGTCCTGGTCTACAGGAAGGGCGAGGTGCTGGCAAGTGAGTTCGTCGCCAAGTCCTTAAACGAGGCCGAGGCCGAGCAGGCACTTTACAACCTGCTCAGGCAGGTCAATCTCAAGGCTCAAAGGGACGGCGTGATACCGGACCCCATAACCGGCACGGTCGGCAACATCGAGGCCACGGAATTTTTTGACGTTGTAGACGGCCTTAGCGAGGCAAAACCTCCTTTCACCATAAGCGTCATTGCTGACTCCGATATCTACACAGAAGGGCCGGTTCGCGTTAAAATAGAAATTGACTGA
- a CDS encoding flagellar basal body L-ring protein FlgH: MKRHIVIVVVFLILLLACLGGQARAQSLWQDGSNLYADPKPSGVGDIVTVIVEESIGASDKAKTDLTKDIEHEVDDGTGIFDFIRKFGVEANTDMSGDSSSTRTYSLKTRVSCIVTEVQDNGNLVIEGYRDLKTHDENLKLTLRGVIRPRDVSYDNTISSTKVANPELLVEGKGSLSRVQKPGLITQILQALF, translated from the coding sequence ATGAAAAGACATATTGTAATTGTAGTTGTATTCCTTATTTTGCTTTTGGCATGCCTTGGCGGGCAGGCAAGGGCTCAGTCCCTCTGGCAGGACGGCTCAAACCTGTATGCCGATCCCAAGCCTTCCGGAGTGGGGGACATCGTCACGGTGATAGTCGAAGAAAGCATTGGCGCCAGCGACAAGGCCAAGACCGACCTCACGAAGGACATAGAACATGAGGTAGACGATGGTACGGGCATATTTGATTTCATCCGCAAATTTGGCGTCGAGGCCAATACCGACATGTCCGGAGACAGCAGCTCCACAAGGACGTATTCCCTAAAGACCAGGGTCAGCTGTATAGTTACCGAGGTGCAGGACAACGGCAACCTGGTGATAGAAGGCTATAGGGACCTTAAGACTCACGACGAAAACCTGAAGCTCACGCTCAGGGGCGTCATAAGGCCTCGGGATGTATCCTACGACAACACCATATCCAGCACCAAGGTGGCAAACCCCGAGCTTCTTGTCGAAGGCAAGGGCTCCCTGTCCAGGGTGCAAAAACCAGGGCTTATAACCCAGATACTTCAGGCACTGTTTTAA
- a CDS encoding flagellar basal body P-ring protein FlgI: protein MFKRFAAISVLSFALAASFCLPALAAEQALSPVVRVKDIAAVEGVRANQLTGMGLVVGLPGTGDRTGIAMRMIRNMAEQYGLALDTKDIRSRNVAAVSVVCNLPAFARSGQSVDVLVSALGDARSLEGGVLLQTPLKAANGQVYAAAQGPVTTGGFSAGGAAAQVSKNITTTGRIPGGAIIEKDVSMEFADGSKLTLLLRQPDFTTAQRLASSINAKFGQVAMPVDAGRVEVAFPPAYSQSPASFVASLEQLQLRPDMTARVVINERTGTVVMGGNVKISAVAVSHGNLTVAVAEAPKVVQPEPFAGGQTAVVPRTQVAVEEQKGQVVSMPASSSVEDLVNALNSIGATPRDIITILQAINDAGALHGELVVM, encoded by the coding sequence ATGTTTAAGCGATTTGCCGCAATTTCCGTGTTGTCTTTTGCGCTTGCCGCGTCTTTTTGTCTTCCTGCATTAGCTGCGGAACAGGCCCTTTCTCCCGTTGTTCGAGTTAAAGACATAGCAGCCGTTGAAGGCGTCAGGGCTAACCAATTGACGGGCATGGGCCTCGTCGTCGGCTTGCCCGGCACGGGAGACAGGACGGGAATAGCAATGCGCATGATCAGAAACATGGCCGAACAGTACGGCCTTGCGCTCGATACCAAGGACATCCGCTCGCGTAACGTTGCCGCCGTTTCCGTGGTCTGCAATCTTCCTGCCTTTGCAAGGTCAGGGCAAAGCGTCGATGTATTGGTCAGCGCGCTTGGTGATGCCAGAAGCCTGGAGGGGGGCGTACTGCTTCAGACGCCACTTAAGGCCGCAAACGGCCAGGTTTACGCTGCGGCGCAGGGCCCTGTCACTACAGGTGGTTTTTCTGCCGGTGGAGCGGCTGCGCAGGTATCAAAGAACATCACCACAACCGGCAGGATTCCCGGCGGAGCCATAATCGAAAAAGACGTCTCCATGGAATTTGCCGACGGTTCCAAACTGACTCTGCTCCTTCGTCAGCCCGACTTCACGACGGCCCAAAGGCTTGCCTCTTCCATAAACGCCAAGTTCGGCCAGGTAGCCATGCCTGTGGATGCGGGTAGGGTCGAGGTCGCCTTTCCTCCTGCCTACTCCCAAAGTCCCGCGAGTTTCGTGGCATCCCTGGAGCAGCTTCAGCTTAGGCCGGACATGACGGCAAGGGTTGTTATAAACGAGCGGACGGGCACCGTAGTCATGGGCGGGAACGTGAAGATAAGCGCCGTCGCCGTGTCTCACGGCAATTTGACCGTTGCCGTCGCCGAAGCGCCGAAGGTCGTTCAACCGGAGCCCTTTGCAGGAGGACAGACGGCAGTGGTACCGCGCACCCAGGTCGCGGTGGAGGAACAAAAGGGACAGGTGGTGTCGATGCCGGCAAGCTCATCGGTCGAAGATCTTGTCAACGCCTTGAATTCCATAGGTGCCACGCCGCGGGATATAATAACCATTCTTCAGGCGATCAACGATGCCGGTGCCCTTCACGGCGAACTGGTGGTGATGTAG
- a CDS encoding GNAT family N-acetyltransferase yields MDLSEYTFYDNKLAIAPHEVKALYRFIWWGKSRTDEGIVRMLDNSSMCFSVRYKGQLVGFCRIITDFVYRASLWDIIIHPDHQGQGLGTALMNYALGHPAIKDIPLIITYTSDLYPFLEKWGFEQLPGAVLLLRSPIEYS; encoded by the coding sequence ATGGATTTAAGCGAATACACCTTTTACGACAACAAGCTTGCGATCGCCCCGCACGAAGTGAAGGCGCTTTACAGGTTCATATGGTGGGGTAAAAGTCGCACGGACGAGGGCATAGTTCGCATGCTTGACAACAGTAGCATGTGTTTTTCCGTGCGCTATAAGGGACAGTTGGTCGGCTTCTGTCGCATCATAACCGACTTCGTCTATAGAGCGTCGCTATGGGACATCATCATCCATCCGGACCATCAGGGGCAGGGCTTGGGGACGGCCCTGATGAACTACGCGCTCGGACATCCGGCCATCAAGGACATACCGCTCATAATAACTTACACCAGCGATCTTTATCCATTTTTGGAGAAATGGGGCTTCGAGCAGTTGCCCGGAGCAGTGTTGCTCTTGCGAAGCCCGATCGAATATTCTTGA